Part of the Labrenzia sp. PHM005 genome is shown below.
GCGATTACATTTGGCTTAAAATGCTGATTTGAGCCAAACGCTCAGAAAGCGGTAACTGATTAGTTGCCGCTGCTGTCCAAATCCTTTTGTAGCTCACGCACCATGCCAAAGAAACGCCGCATGGCTGTTTCAGTAAAACTCAACACCTTATCAAGTTCTTCTTCGTCTTCAGCAGTCAGTTTTGAGGATCCATCCTCTGGAATCTTTTTGTCCACGGGGCGATCGACCGCAGATCCAGGGGGCAATGGAATGCCGCTGTCTTCTTTGCCAGCTTCCAGCGTCTCCAAACGTGCTGTCAAATTTTCCACTTCAGCAGCCAACGCATTGATTTCCGCAAGATAAGCCTCTTCCGCAAGCGGGACCGGATTACACCGCCAGTTGGCATTTTTTTGCCGGCAAATCGAGACAGTTCCATTTTGCCGGTCCACTCGGAGAATATCGCCGTCGGCAGCGACCAATGAAAAACGGTCGCTATCCCCTTCGGTTACCGCCTCAACAGCTTCAGGCGTAACTTCTGTTTCCGCCCGAACAGGTCCTGCTGCGAGAACTCCGGCACCAGCTAAAACCAAAATGGCTGCCGAGAAGTATGCGCGAGCCATAATACGTGTCTCCTAAAAACTGTTTGAAGATACACGCCGCTTGGCGCGATCAAACTACCGTTGCCACATTTCCATGGCCAAAGCACGGCCAGTTTAGACGTTTGTCACCGGGAACATACATCAACCTGCCACATCAGACCGGTGATCGAGCAACTTTTCAAGGGTTTCCAGACGATCAGCTTCGCCAGCAGGCTTATCCCAGCGGATCCGTGAAATTCGCGGAAAACGCATCGCCACGCCGGACTTGTGACGGCTGGATTTGTTCAAACCTTCAAATGCAACTTCCAAAACCAGCCCGAAATCGTGACCAAATCGCACTTCGCGAACTGGGCCGAAACGGTTCGTCGTATTGGCACGCACAAACCGGTCAATTTGCTGCAGCTCTTCATCTGTAAATCCAAAATAGGCTTTGCCCACGGGCACCAGCCCTTCACCTTCCAGACCATCCCGCCAGACGCCAAACGTGTAGTCGGAATAAAACGATGATCGCTTGCCATGCCCTCGCTGCGCATACATCAACACCGCATCGATAAGATGCGGATCTTGTTTCCACTTGAACCAGAGGCCTTTTGGGCGCCCACCGGCATAGGGCGCATCAAGCTTCTTGAGCATTACCCCTTCAACTGCTGCGGCATCATCGGGGCCCAGAAATGCGTCGGGATTGCTGCGCGCCTCTGTAATTTCATCCCATGTATTAACATTTACGAGTGGCGAAATATCGATCTTGGGATGCGATATGTCTTCAACAAAACCTTCCAACCTTGTCCGCCGGTCCGCAAATGAGAACCCGCGCAGGTCTTCACCATTCAGCGTCAGCAGATCGTATGCACGGATTGCCGCGGGAAATTCACGCTGAAGTTTCGGGCCCGCCGTCTTTCTGTTGAGACGTTTTTGAAGGTCGCCAAAAGGCCGAACTTTACCGTCTGCAATGACCAGCAACTCGCCGTCAATGCAGCCGTCAAAAGTCATCGCCTCCAAGACATCTGGGAAAGCTCTCGAAATGTCGTCTCCGGTCCGGCTGAACAACCGGCGAACCTCTGTCCCATCCTCCGCAAGCCCTGCCGCCGCCTGAATGCGGATGCCGTCCCATTTCCATTCAACGGCAAAATCGGTTGCTTCAAGCTGATCTGGGTCTCGATCTGCATCAAGAGGGTGGGCCAGCATGACGGGTCGGAAGGGTGCTGGGTCCAGATTGTCCGGGCGCTCTCCTTTGCCCTCGGCCCAGGCAAATAGGGTTTCATAGGGCGGCTTCAGACCGAACCAAACCTCTTCGATATCTGAAACTTTCAATCTTCCAAGGCCCGCAAGCGCCGTTTTAGCCAACCGCGCTGAGACACCGACCCGCAGCCCACCGGTCACCAACTTGAGGAGCGCCCAGCGCCCGGTTTCATCCAAGTGGTCCAACCAATTGGTCAGCAATCGCGGTAC
Proteins encoded:
- a CDS encoding cisplatin damage response ATP-dependent DNA ligase; translation: MRAFSQLLDRLSLEPRRLAKEALLVSYFKSVPDPDRGFALAALTRDLKFKHAKPAVLKSLIGERSDPQLFALSYDFVGDLSETIALMWPSPTGVDTEKQTDEVKLADVVDALENAGKTDVPRLLTNWLDHLDETGRWALLKLVTGGLRVGVSARLAKTALAGLGRLKVSDIEEVWFGLKPPYETLFAWAEGKGERPDNLDPAPFRPVMLAHPLDADRDPDQLEATDFAVEWKWDGIRIQAAAGLAEDGTEVRRLFSRTGDDISRAFPDVLEAMTFDGCIDGELLVIADGKVRPFGDLQKRLNRKTAGPKLQREFPAAIRAYDLLTLNGEDLRGFSFADRRTRLEGFVEDISHPKIDISPLVNVNTWDEITEARSNPDAFLGPDDAAAVEGVMLKKLDAPYAGGRPKGLWFKWKQDPHLIDAVLMYAQRGHGKRSSFYSDYTFGVWRDGLEGEGLVPVGKAYFGFTDEELQQIDRFVRANTTNRFGPVREVRFGHDFGLVLEVAFEGLNKSSRHKSGVAMRFPRISRIRWDKPAGEADRLETLEKLLDHRSDVAG